The following nucleotide sequence is from Solidesulfovibrio carbinolicus.
GGCGAGCGCCAGCGCGGGGCCATCTGTCAGGCCCTGGCCCGCCGGCCCCGGGCGCTGCTTCTGGACGAACCCTTTTCGGCCCTGGACGCGGCCACCCGTCTGGCCCTTCGCGCCCAGCTCCTGGAAGTGCGGGATCGCTTCGGCATCCCCATCGTCCACGTCACCCACGACCTGGCCGAGGCGGCCCAGCTCGGCGATGCCATCGTGTCCATCAACCAGGGTCGCCTGGACCCGGACTGGTTCGATCGCCAGCTCGACGTCCATCTGCGGGAGCAGGAGGCGCTCCTGGCCCGGCGCGGCATTGGCCGCGCCGCAAACGGCACAAGCCGGCAAGGCGAAGATGCGGGCGGGGCGGCGCTGTGCCGCGGTGTTGCGAACTCGCCCCGCCAGCCGAGGCTGTAATCAACGGGGCTTGCGGGAGCGTTCCAAGGTCCGGCCGCTGTCCCGGGCCGGAAGACCATGTTGCGTCATGCCGTGAACAGTGCGGCCCCAGGCCGCGTCAAACCTCAAGGAGCAACGGACGATGCGACGGATTGCCTGTCTGTGCGCGGTCCTGGCCGCCACATTGTGTCTGGCCGTTTCGGCCCTGGCCCAAACCTTCACCGTGGCGGCCGGGGCCGGCTACAAGAAACCCGTCACCGCCCTGGCCAAGGCCTTCGAGGCGGCCGGGGGCGTCAAGACCGACCTCATCTTCGGCAATATGGGCCAGCTCATTCCCCAGGCCAAGACCAGCGGGGCCATCGACGTGCTGGTGGGCGAGAAGGGCTTTCTGGAAGGGGCCGGCTTGCGGTTCAGCGGGGCCGTCCCGCTTGGTCGCGGCGTGCTGGTGGTGGCCTGGCCCAAGGGCAAGACCCTGGCCGCGCCGGGGGACGTGGTCAAGCCCGAGATCAAACGCCTAGCCATGGCCGACCCGGCCAAGGCCATCTACGGTAAGGCGGCCACGCAGTATTTGCAGAAAGCCGGGCTGGACAAGGCCGTGGCCGACAAGCTGCTGGTGGTGGCCACCGTTCCCCAGGTGACGACCTACGTCCAAAGCGGCGAGGTGGACGCCGGATTCGTCAACCGCACCGACGTCATGGATCTGGGCGAGGCCATCGGCGGCTACCTGGAAATCGACCCCTCACTTTACGAACCCATTGATCTGGCCGCCTTGCCCTTGGCCGAGGCCAAGAATACCGAAGCCATCAAGGCCTTCGCCGCCTTCCTGGAGACTCCCCAAGCCCGGGAAATCCTGAAAAAACACGGTTTGTAATGCCACGATTAGGCATCAACCCCGGGGCCGTCCGGCCCGTGACGGCGGCGCGGGCAGGGCTTTCCCGCGCCGCCCGCCGCCGGAGGGGGCGGGCATGATCCCGACAACGCTTGCGGCCACGGCCTCCGACCCGGACGTCCTTTTCTCCATCCGGCTGACGCTGCGGGTCATGGCCGTGGCCGTGCCGCTGTTTTTCCTGCTTGGCGTGCCGCTGGGCTATGTGCTCGGCCGGGGGCGGAGCCGTCTGGTGGCCGCCCTGGATGTGATCGTGTCGCTGCCCTTGGTCTTGCCGCCCATGGCCGTGGGGTTTTTTCTCCTGCTGCTTCTTGGTCGAAACGGACTTTTCGGCGGGCCGTTGGGCAAACTCGCCGGCATGGAGATCGTCTTCGGCTTTTCGGGGCTGGTGGTGGCGGCGGTGATCTCGGGACTGCCGCTCATGGTGCGGCCGGTGCAGGCGGCGGTGCGTGGCGACCTCACGCGGCTCATGGAACTTTCGGCCGTGCTCGGCAAATCCTCGGCCGAGACCTTCGTGCGGGTGGTCCTGCCCCATTGCCGCCGCAGCGTGGCCGCCGGCATGTTTTTGGCCGTGGGGCGGGCCCTTGGCGAGGTCGGGGTGAGTTTGCTCCTTGGCGGCGACATCATTGGCCGCACCAACACGGTGTCGCTGGAAATCTACAACGCCGTCTTTTCCGGCCAGTACGACCGGGCCGGCTATCTGGCCGGACTGTTATGCCTGGTCTCCCTGGCCCTGACCTGGCTGCTCAAGCGGACCGGCCGGGGCTAAGCGGGGTGGGCATTTTGTGACGAAACAGTGACTGCTGTTGCGTGTTGGCGACAAAAGAGCTTGACAATCATTCTCACCAAGCCTAGTATCCAGGCATAGCAAGGAGATAGGCATGGCCCCGTACGGTCCGCTTTCCATTTTTCCGCCCGGCAGCCGCGTGCGCGTCGAGACGTTGTGCGATTGTCCCCGGGCGCGCGGAAGGCTGTGCGCCATGGGCATCACGCCCGGCACGGTGGTGGAGATCACTTCCTGCTGCGGCGGACCGGTCTGTTTGCGGGCCAGAGGCGCGTGCCTGACTTTGGGACACGGGCTGGCCGAGAAGGTGTACGGCCGCTTGGACGCCGTCGCCACGGCTTGAACGGCCGAGAGAGGAGCGAGAATGGACCAGCAGGCAACCATCGGCATGCGCCAGTTAGAGGTCGGCCAAAAGGCCCGCATCGTCAGCGTGGGCGCTTCGGGAGAAATGGGACGACGCATCCGCGACATGGGGCTGGTGCCCGGCACGGAAGTCGCCGTCATCGGCCGCGCGCCGCTGCGCGACCCGGTGGCTATTCGCCTCAAGGCCTTCACCCTGACCCTGCGCAACAGCGAGGCCGATCACATTACCGTGTCTCCGCTGTAGGGTTTTTCGACGTACGCTTGTGTCATTGGCCGGTCGCCCTTGGGCGACCTTTTTTTGTTTTCGGCCGGGGCTGTTTGCGGCGTCTTGCCTGCGGGATAATGTCGGGGTATGGCCTGCCGGACGGGGACAAGGTCCGGGAAAGGGCCGCATCCCCCAGGAGGACGCCATGGCGGATCAGGATATTGCCGGGAAGGCCGGGGAACATTTCGCCGCCGGTTGCAACTGCGCCCAGGCCGTGTTGCGCTCTTATGCCGATCGCTACGGCCTTGACGTCGACACGGCCGTGCGTCTGGCCACGGGGTTTGGCGTGGGCATGGGGCGCGGCGGGGCCTGCGGCGCGGTTTCCGGCGCGGTGATGGTGCTGGGTCTGGCCGGAGGCGGCGGCGGGCCGGACGGCGCGGCGGCCAAGGCCGCTACCTATGCCCGGGCCCGGGAATTCTACGACCGCTTTCTCGAACGCCATGGGTCGCTCATCTGCCGCGATCTCATGGAGCTTGATCCTTCGACTCCCGACGGCCTGGAGCAGGCCCGACGCGAGGGGCGCTTTACCACCCGCTGCAGCCGCTATGTGGGCGACGCCGCCGCCATTGTCGCGGCCATGATTGAGAGTCTGCCGCCGCGCGTCTGACGTCCGGGGACTCCAGCTTTTGGTCAAGCGGAGCCTCAACAATCGAAAAAAGCCCCCGCGTTGCCTTGGCAACGCGGGGGCTTAGTGTTCGTGGGAAACGACCGGCCTAGAACCGTTCGAAGTCGTCGTCGGTTTCCTTGTCCAGATTCAGGGACAGGCCGGCTTTGGCGGCGGCAGGCCGGGCTGGCGGCCTGACCACCGGGCGGGACGATTTGCGGCCGGCGGCCAGGGCCTTGGGCGCGCTTGGCCGGCGGGTCATGGCGTCGAGGCGGAAGTAGGACACGGTATCCTGGAGCTGCAGGGCCTGGCTCGACAGTTCCTCGGCGGTGGAAGCCATTTCCTCGGAGGCCGAGGCGTTTTGCTGCACGACCTGATCGAGCTGCTGGATGGCCCGGTTGACCTGCTCGGCTCCGGAATTTTGCTCCACGCTTGAGGCCGTGATTTCCTGGATGAGTTCGGTGGTGCGCTGGATGTCCGGCACGATGCGGGCCAGGAGTTCGCCGGCCTTTTCGGCGATCTGGACGCTGGACGAGGAGAGTTCGCTGATTTCGCCGGCCGCGTTGCCGCTGCGTTCGGCCAGCTTGCGCACTTCGGCCGCGACCACGGCGAAGCCCTTGCCGTGCTCGCCGGCCCGGGCCGCCTCGATAGCGGCATTCAGCGCCAGCAGGTTGGTCTGGCGGGCGATTTCCTCAATGATGCCGATTTTTTCGGCGATCTGCTTCATGGCGCCCACGGTCTTGGCCACGGCTTCGCCGCCGCTTTGGGCGTCGGAGGCGGTCTTGAGCGCCATCTGTTCGGTCTGCTTGGCGTTATCGGCGTTCTGGCGGATGTTGGCGGCCATTTCTTCCATGGACGAGGAGATTTCCTCGACGCTGGCCGCTTGTTCGGTGGCGCCCTGGGACAGACTCTGGGTGGTGGCCGAAAGCTCCTCGGAACCCGAGGCCACGTTCTCGGCCCCGGACTGCACCTGACCAACCACTTCGCGCAGCTTTTCGATCATGTGGCGCAGGGCCTTGGCCAGATCGCCGATCTCGTCTTTCTGATCAATGTCGATACGCTGGTTGAGGTCGCCGGCGGCCAGGCCTTCGGCGGCCCGCACGCCCAGGAGAATGGGCCGCGTGATCATGCGGGATATGACGATGCCAAGGAGCAGGGCCAGCACCACGCCCAATCCGATGCCGATGATGGAAATCATCCTGGCCTTGGCAGCAGCGGCCTCGCCTTCGGCCTGGCTTTTCTCGGCATCGGCTATGGACAGGGTCATGAGCCGGTCAAGGAGTTCGAAACAGCGGACCTGCTTGTCGCGCACCGTGACCATGGCATCCTGGCGCATCCGGGCATAGATTTCCTCGACCCGTCCCACTTCGTCGGCCATAAGGTTGAACTGGGCCACGGTCTGTTCCACAGGCTCGTGGATTTCCGTGCGTATAAGGGCCAGCATCTCTTCCTTGGGAGCGTTTTTGGCGGCCATTTCCTTGAGTCGAGCCACGCCGCGATGCAACTTGTCGTGTACCTGGCGTAAGTCTTGAACCGCTTTTTTGAAGACCGGATTATTGATGTTGCGTCCGGTTGAGGCCATCCATTGCCCGAAATTGCATTGCTCGGGGTTGTCGCCGCCGGCCAAGGGCTTGCCGGAAATGGCCAACCCGTAGGCGTCGTCAAGGAGTTTGTAGTGGTCGCCGCGGAACAAATAGATTTTCTGGCGTATTTCCGTCGGATCGTCGATGTCCGACTTGTCCCACTGCTTGGCCAGTTCGAAGGTTTCGTTGTTGATCTTGACCCATTCCTGCCAGGCCGGGCCGAATTCCCGCCATACGCGCTCGGCTTCGGGGGATTTGGGCAATTTATCGTACTCGTCCCAGGCTTTGCGGTAGGTGTCGCGCACCCGGGCGATATTCTCGTACTGCCGCTCCCGGTCTTTCTTGTCGAGCCCGGGAATGAGCAGGCTGCGCTGCGCCACCCGGACTGTCTCGCCCGCGATCTTGATCAATTGCAGATCGCGCACGGTGGGCAGGCTGACGTCGGTGACCGTTTCCAGGTGGTTGGATACGGTGGAGAGGCCGGACAAGCCGACTAAACCGACTATAAGGGTGATGGCCGCCGTGACGAGAAAGCCGCCGACCAGTTTGACCCCGAGTTTTAAGTTGCGCATGTAACAATCTCCTGCGGTTCCGTCTGGCTTGTTCCCATATCGACGAAATAATACATTTACCTAAGGGGACGCAGGAAGATTTGTCAAACGGTTGTGCTTGGCGCGGGAGCGGGCGTCCCATTGTCGGCCGCCAGCCTGCCGTCGGCGATTTCCACCAGGCGTCCGGCCATGCGGGCGTAAAGCGGTTCGTGGGTGACCAGCACCACGGTGAGGCCTTCCTTGTTGAGGTCGGCCAGGATGTCCATGATCTGGCGACCGGTGCCGCCGTCCAGGCTGCCAGTGGGTTCGTCGGCGAAAAGCGCCCGGGGTCGGGTGACCAGGGCCCGGGCGATGGCCACGCGCTGCTGTTCGCCGCCGGAGAGCTTGCCCGGCAGGCGCTTGGCCTTGTCGGCAAGGCCGACCCGGTCCAGGCATTCCAGGGCAAAGGCCTTGCGTGCGGCGTCCACCGGCCGCCAGCCCGAGAGAAAGGGGGTCAGCACGTTCTCGAAGGCGGTGAGGTAGGGGAGCAGGTGGTGCATCTGGAAGACCATGGAGAAGTCCGTGGCCCGCAGTTTGTCTCGCTCCCGGGCGGACAGGGCGGCCAGGTCGCGGCCTTGGTAGAGCACCTGGCCGCCGTCCGGGGTGAGCAGGCTGGAGAGGATGTTGAGCAGGGTCGATTTGCCCGAACCCGAGCGTCCGACCACAGCCACGAATTCGCCGGCCGTAACGGTAAGTGACACGCCGCGCAGGGCCGGGGCGTTGCCGGCCTCGCCGGCGAAAGTCTTGACGATGTCCTTGGCGACTAGCATTGGTGTTTTCCTTGATGGGGGGTCCGGGGGCCTCAGGCCCCCGGCCGCCGGAGGCTCTTGCTTTTGGGCTACAACATCACCAGCGCCTGGGACGGCTCGATGCGGGAGGCGGCCAGGGCCGGGGGCAGCGAGGCCAGGCTGGTCAGGGCGGCCACGCCCACGAACACCAGGGCGAATTGCAGGGGATCGAATGTGGGGGCGGCCTGGTCGCCAAGGTCAAGTAGCGCCATGAGCCGGCCGCTGGCGGCCAAGCCGGCCAGCTGGCCGAGGATCGCCGCCGTGGCCCCGAGAATGAGCGCTTCCAGGTGCATGAGCAGGAACACCGAGCCCTTGGAGAAACCCAGGGCCCGCAGCAGGCCGATTTCGTTTTTGCGCTCGTTGACCGAGGAAAAAATCGACAGGCCGATCATGACGCAGGCCGTGAGCAAGATGACGCCGGACACGGCAAAGGCCAGATGCTTGACGAAATCCACGGTCATCATGCGGCTTTTGACCACCTGCTGCATGGCCTTGACGTCGGCGCCGGGCAGGTTTGCGTCGATTTGGGCCGTGATCTCTTCGATGGGGCAGCCGGCGCACAGGGCCGCCACTTCGACGAAATGGATGCGGTTGATCTTGCCGGCGGCGGCCTGCAAGGCGTGGAGGTCGGCGAACAGAAGCTTGTCGTCCTCGGAGCCGGTGGGGCCAAGGACGCCGGTCACGGTGAAGTCGCGGCCTTCCAGGGTCACGACGGACCCCGGGGCGAGGTTCAGGCGCGTTGCCGCCTCGCTGCCGGCCAGCAGGCCGAAGGAATCCAGGGCCAACGTGCCGGCTTCGGTGAACCAGTGGTTTTTGATCTGGCGCTCTTGCTCAAAATCCACCCCGATGACGCCGACCGGCGTGTCGGCCACCCGGGCCAGCAGCACGAATTTCGGGGCCACGGCGCTTAGGCGGTCTTTATGGTGGATGCCGGAAATGGCGGCCAGGGTCTCGTCTTCCTTAAAATACTTGATGTCCACCGAGACGTCGCCCAGGGCCATGCCGCCGTAGCCCACCGACAGCGTCTCGGTTTTCGGGCTGACCAGGATGTTGGCCCCGTAGGCGGCGAGCTTGGATTCCAGGCTCTCGCCCACGGCCTTGGACAGTTCGACCAGGGCCGTCACCGAGGCCACGCCCACGGCGAAAACCACGGCCGTGAGCAGGCTTCTTGCCAGTTTGCGGCGCAAGTTGCGCAGCGGGATGGTCAGGATGTTCACGGTTCCTCGCTGGGTGCGGCGTTGCCGGCTAAAAATACGCCGCGCCAACGGCAAGATCGGCCATTTTGATGCGCACGGATTCGCCTGCGACCTCCGAGGCCAGGGGCGAAGGATTGCAGCCGCCGCGCTGGTCGCCCACCATGTTCATGTGGAAGCGTCGGCCGCAGTTGATGCAGAGCATGAAATCGCCTTCCTGACGGTAGCCTTTTTTCTCGGGATAACACACGTCGCAGGTGTCCAGGGCGGTGCGCACCCGGCCGTCCTTGGTTTTGACGGCGAAAAAGCGCACTTCCTTGCCAGCGGCGTCCACGGTGAAAAAGTGCGCCTTGCCGTCGGCCAGATCGGCCGTCGGAAAGGCGACGACGCCGTCGGCCGGCTTGAGGCTGGTCGGGCCGGAGGAAAAACCGAGCAGGGCATGGCCGGGGCCGGCGGCGACAAACACAACGGCCAAAACGGCCAGACAGGCCAGAAAGGCGGGCAGCAGGCGTTTGGGGGCGGGAAAGGGCATAGGGGGTTCCTTTGGCTGACAAGCGTATGGGGTGAGCCAAAAAGGCTACAAGCACGGTCGGGATTTTAGCAATGCCCGTGCCAGGTGGGGGCGTCCGAGACACCGCCATGCCCGGATCGGCCGGAAGCCAAGCTTGGAACGGGGGATGCAATCGCTATGGAAAGATGCCGGCCGGCGGCCTGGGCGCGATCCAGGCGTCGCTTTTCTGGACAGTAATCCCTTAGGTGTGTATAGAATGTATGCAACATGGTTGATTTTTATCCAGGCGCGCCCGGGCGCGCCCAAGGCCCCGGCGTGCGCCAGATAATCAAGCGCTGGTCGTTTCGCGGCGGCGCGTCGCCCTTGCTGCTGCTTGGCGCGGCCGGCATCCTGGCCGCCGTGGTGGCGGCCATGGCGGCCATGGACCTGGGCCGCGAGAAGCAATACATGACCCAGCTGTTGCTGGAAAAGGGCGCGGCGCTCATCA
It contains:
- a CDS encoding C-GCAxxG-C-C family protein, with translation MADQDIAGKAGEHFAAGCNCAQAVLRSYADRYGLDVDTAVRLATGFGVGMGRGGACGAVSGAVMVLGLAGGGGGPDGAAAKAATYARAREFYDRFLERHGSLICRDLMELDPSTPDGLEQARREGRFTTRCSRYVGDAAAIVAAMIESLPPRV
- the modA gene encoding molybdate ABC transporter substrate-binding protein; translated protein: MRRIACLCAVLAATLCLAVSALAQTFTVAAGAGYKKPVTALAKAFEAAGGVKTDLIFGNMGQLIPQAKTSGAIDVLVGEKGFLEGAGLRFSGAVPLGRGVLVVAWPKGKTLAAPGDVVKPEIKRLAMADPAKAIYGKAATQYLQKAGLDKAVADKLLVVATVPQVTTYVQSGEVDAGFVNRTDVMDLGEAIGGYLEIDPSLYEPIDLAALPLAEAKNTEAIKAFAAFLETPQAREILKKHGL
- a CDS encoding FeoA family protein, which encodes MDQQATIGMRQLEVGQKARIVSVGASGEMGRRIRDMGLVPGTEVAVIGRAPLRDPVAIRLKAFTLTLRNSEADHITVSPL
- a CDS encoding ABC transporter permease is translated as MNILTIPLRNLRRKLARSLLTAVVFAVGVASVTALVELSKAVGESLESKLAAYGANILVSPKTETLSVGYGGMALGDVSVDIKYFKEDETLAAISGIHHKDRLSAVAPKFVLLARVADTPVGVIGVDFEQERQIKNHWFTEAGTLALDSFGLLAGSEAATRLNLAPGSVVTLEGRDFTVTGVLGPTGSEDDKLLFADLHALQAAAGKINRIHFVEVAALCAGCPIEEITAQIDANLPGADVKAMQQVVKSRMMTVDFVKHLAFAVSGVILLTACVMIGLSIFSSVNERKNEIGLLRALGFSKGSVFLLMHLEALILGATAAILGQLAGLAASGRLMALLDLGDQAAPTFDPLQFALVFVGVAALTSLASLPPALAASRIEPSQALVML
- a CDS encoding molybdate ABC transporter permease subunit; this encodes MIPTTLAATASDPDVLFSIRLTLRVMAVAVPLFFLLGVPLGYVLGRGRSRLVAALDVIVSLPLVLPPMAVGFFLLLLLGRNGLFGGPLGKLAGMEIVFGFSGLVVAAVISGLPLMVRPVQAAVRGDLTRLMELSAVLGKSSAETFVRVVLPHCRRSVAAGMFLAVGRALGEVGVSLLLGGDIIGRTNTVSLEIYNAVFSGQYDRAGYLAGLLCLVSLALTWLLKRTGRG
- a CDS encoding DUF2318 domain-containing protein, with the protein product MPFPAPKRLLPAFLACLAVLAVVFVAAGPGHALLGFSSGPTSLKPADGVVAFPTADLADGKAHFFTVDAAGKEVRFFAVKTKDGRVRTALDTCDVCYPEKKGYRQEGDFMLCINCGRRFHMNMVGDQRGGCNPSPLASEVAGESVRIKMADLAVGAAYF
- a CDS encoding FeoA family protein, giving the protein MAPYGPLSIFPPGSRVRVETLCDCPRARGRLCAMGITPGTVVEITSCCGGPVCLRARGACLTLGHGLAEKVYGRLDAVATA
- a CDS encoding HAMP domain-containing methyl-accepting chemotaxis protein; the protein is MRNLKLGVKLVGGFLVTAAITLIVGLVGLSGLSTVSNHLETVTDVSLPTVRDLQLIKIAGETVRVAQRSLLIPGLDKKDRERQYENIARVRDTYRKAWDEYDKLPKSPEAERVWREFGPAWQEWVKINNETFELAKQWDKSDIDDPTEIRQKIYLFRGDHYKLLDDAYGLAISGKPLAGGDNPEQCNFGQWMASTGRNINNPVFKKAVQDLRQVHDKLHRGVARLKEMAAKNAPKEEMLALIRTEIHEPVEQTVAQFNLMADEVGRVEEIYARMRQDAMVTVRDKQVRCFELLDRLMTLSIADAEKSQAEGEAAAAKARMISIIGIGLGVVLALLLGIVISRMITRPILLGVRAAEGLAAGDLNQRIDIDQKDEIGDLAKALRHMIEKLREVVGQVQSGAENVASGSEELSATTQSLSQGATEQAASVEEISSSMEEMAANIRQNADNAKQTEQMALKTASDAQSGGEAVAKTVGAMKQIAEKIGIIEEIARQTNLLALNAAIEAARAGEHGKGFAVVAAEVRKLAERSGNAAGEISELSSSSVQIAEKAGELLARIVPDIQRTTELIQEITASSVEQNSGAEQVNRAIQQLDQVVQQNASASEEMASTAEELSSQALQLQDTVSYFRLDAMTRRPSAPKALAAGRKSSRPVVRPPARPAAAKAGLSLNLDKETDDDFERF
- a CDS encoding ABC transporter ATP-binding protein; this translates as MLVAKDIVKTFAGEAGNAPALRGVSLTVTAGEFVAVVGRSGSGKSTLLNILSSLLTPDGGQVLYQGRDLAALSARERDKLRATDFSMVFQMHHLLPYLTAFENVLTPFLSGWRPVDAARKAFALECLDRVGLADKAKRLPGKLSGGEQQRVAIARALVTRPRALFADEPTGSLDGGTGRQIMDILADLNKEGLTVVLVTHEPLYARMAGRLVEIADGRLAADNGTPAPAPSTTV
- a CDS encoding ATP-binding cassette domain-containing protein — protein: MLHARVVKRLPHFTLEAQIRCPAAAVTVLTGPSGSGKSTLLRLLAGLDDPDEGVIGLGDVVWRDTTAGVRLPARRRDIGLVFQEYSLFPHMTLARNVAYAAVDAAYADELLALFGIRHLAGAKPAAMSGGERQRGAICQALARRPRALLLDEPFSALDAATRLALRAQLLEVRDRFGIPIVHVTHDLAEAAQLGDAIVSINQGRLDPDWFDRQLDVHLREQEALLARRGIGRAANGTSRQGEDAGGAALCRGVANSPRQPRL